One Pseudomonas sp. HOU2 genomic window carries:
- a CDS encoding exonuclease SbcCD subunit D C-terminal domain-containing protein — MRLFHTSDWHLGQNLHGQERDFEHACFLEWLLRQLQLAQPDVLLIAGDIFDTVNPPVKAQERLYDFIVSAHEQQPLLTIVMIAGNHDSGSRIELPAPLMRRLRTHALGRVLWLDDGQLDAERLLLPLPNAQGEIAAWCLALPFLRPAEVTGAHLGDDYLRGIGQVHEWLIEAANAKRKPGQALVAISHAHMAGGSVSEDSERSLIIGNAEALPASLFGPSISYVALGHLHKPQKVNGEERIRYSGSPIPLSFSEIGYQHQILDVTLDGETLVSVEPKLIPRSVNLQRIGPAPLAEILLQLADLPNIDLLAETQRQPWLEVRVTLDEPQPDLRHQVENALQGKAVRLVRIAAEYAGNRGADGSDDGSALVELDQLTPQELFSRAWLDNYGNEVDEQTLKDFAELLQDVQMEGEQP; from the coding sequence TTGCGTCTGTTCCACACCTCCGACTGGCACCTTGGGCAAAACCTGCACGGCCAGGAGCGCGATTTCGAGCATGCGTGCTTTCTCGAATGGCTGCTGCGCCAACTGCAACTGGCGCAGCCGGATGTGCTGCTGATCGCCGGGGACATTTTTGACACGGTCAACCCGCCGGTCAAAGCCCAGGAACGCCTCTACGATTTCATCGTCAGCGCCCACGAGCAGCAGCCGTTGCTGACCATCGTGATGATCGCCGGCAACCATGATTCCGGCTCGCGCATCGAACTGCCTGCGCCGTTGATGCGCCGTTTGCGCACCCATGCGCTGGGTCGCGTGTTGTGGCTGGATGACGGCCAGCTCGATGCCGAACGCTTGCTGCTGCCGTTGCCGAATGCCCAAGGCGAGATCGCCGCGTGGTGCCTGGCGCTGCCGTTCCTGCGTCCGGCGGAAGTGACCGGTGCGCATCTGGGCGACGACTATCTGCGTGGCATTGGCCAGGTGCATGAATGGCTGATCGAAGCGGCGAATGCCAAGCGCAAACCCGGCCAGGCACTGGTCGCCATCAGCCACGCGCACATGGCTGGCGGCTCGGTCTCGGAAGACTCCGAGCGCAGTCTGATCATCGGTAACGCCGAAGCGCTGCCCGCCAGCCTGTTCGGGCCGAGCATCAGTTACGTCGCCCTCGGCCATTTGCACAAGCCGCAGAAGGTCAACGGTGAAGAACGCATCCGCTACAGCGGCTCGCCGATCCCATTGTCGTTCTCGGAAATCGGTTATCAGCACCAGATTCTCGACGTCACCCTCGACGGCGAAACCCTGGTCAGCGTCGAACCGAAACTGATTCCAAGGTCGGTCAACCTGCAACGCATCGGCCCGGCACCGCTGGCGGAGATCCTGCTGCAATTGGCCGACCTGCCGAATATCGATCTGCTCGCTGAAACCCAGCGCCAGCCATGGCTGGAAGTGCGCGTGACCCTCGACGAGCCGCAGCCGGACTTGCGCCATCAAGTGGAAAACGCCCTGCAAGGCAAAGCCGTGCGCCTGGTGCGCATTGCCGCCGAATACGCCGGCAACCGTGGCGCCGATGGCAGCGACGACGGCAGCGCACTGGTCGAACTGGATCAGCTCACCCCGCAAGAATTGTTCAGCCGTGCCTGGCTCGACAACTACGGCAACGAGGTCGATGAACAGACGCTCAAGGACTTCGCCGAACTGCTGCAGGACGTACAGATGGAGGGCGAGCAGCCATGA